From a region of the Kaistia sp. 32K genome:
- a CDS encoding esterase-like activity of phytase family protein produces MKGVRAAFAALLLAGSTALAPSLTFAAGFEPETIRTSRIDQFLIGRSQTQFGEFEFAGGLILTSPNRQFGGLSGIDFGPDGKSFVAISDTGYWFRGTAEREAGRLVGLSDTRWAPMLNAKGQPLGLKHDADAEGLRLTTIDGREAAYVSFEQANELRLYRADPDLALARPEVIKFNRAGRKLVGNRGLETVALAPANGPLKGSPVLVAERSLDKARNHRAWIVRGPLAGAFSVVRSGDYDVTDGAFLPNGDLLILERRLVVPYGVGMRLRRLPGDAIRPGAVVDGPVVMEADMLAQIDNMEGLAVSTDPDGRTRITLVSDDNVSILQRTLMLEFLWQGPGTASGTAVN; encoded by the coding sequence ATGAAAGGCGTGCGGGCAGCCTTCGCAGCGCTGCTCCTCGCCGGATCGACAGCGCTTGCCCCAAGCCTGACGTTTGCGGCGGGCTTCGAACCGGAGACGATCCGCACCAGCCGCATCGACCAGTTCCTGATCGGTCGCAGCCAGACCCAGTTCGGCGAGTTCGAATTCGCCGGCGGCCTGATCCTGACCTCGCCGAACCGCCAGTTCGGCGGGCTGTCCGGCATCGATTTCGGCCCCGACGGCAAGAGCTTCGTCGCGATCTCCGACACCGGCTACTGGTTTCGCGGCACGGCAGAGCGCGAGGCGGGCCGGCTCGTCGGCCTCAGCGACACGCGCTGGGCGCCGATGTTGAACGCCAAGGGCCAGCCGCTCGGCCTCAAGCACGACGCCGATGCCGAGGGCCTGCGGCTCACCACGATCGACGGCCGCGAGGCCGCCTATGTCTCCTTCGAACAGGCGAACGAGCTCCGCCTCTATCGCGCCGATCCCGACCTGGCGTTGGCGCGGCCGGAGGTGATCAAGTTCAACCGCGCCGGCCGCAAGCTCGTCGGCAATCGCGGCCTCGAGACCGTGGCGCTGGCGCCAGCGAACGGGCCGCTCAAGGGCTCGCCCGTGCTGGTGGCGGAGCGCTCGCTCGACAAGGCGCGCAACCATCGCGCCTGGATCGTGCGCGGCCCGCTGGCCGGTGCCTTCTCGGTGGTGCGCAGCGGCGACTACGACGTCACCGACGGCGCCTTCCTGCCGAATGGCGACCTGCTGATTCTCGAGCGGCGGCTGGTGGTGCCCTATGGCGTCGGCATGCGGCTGCGCCGGCTGCCCGGCGACGCCATCCGCCCCGGCGCCGTCGTCGACGGGCCGGTGGTGATGGAAGCCGACATGCTGGCCCAGATCGACAACATGGAAGGCCTCGCCGTCTCCACCGACCCCGACGGCCGGACCCGCATCACCCTCGTCTCCGACGACAATGTGAGCATCCTGCAGCGGACGCTGATGCTGGAGTTTCTCTGGCAGGGCCCCGGCACGGCCTCCGGCACCGCCGTCAACTGA
- a CDS encoding VUT family protein: MIKPGYIVAAAVMAAVVVLSNVLVQYPVEAMVGRLQLADILTWGAFTFPLAFFVSDLTNRRYGPRVARLVVLVGFVCAVAVSVKLATPRLAAASGAAYLVGQMLDISLFARLRRQAWWRAPLAASVFGSIFDTAIFFTLAFAPFASFLGPNDSFALQPAPLLGLFSVETARWVSWALGDLTVKFCAALILLAPYRALMRIVLPWPDAQMRPA; this comes from the coding sequence ATGATCAAGCCGGGTTACATCGTTGCGGCCGCCGTCATGGCGGCCGTTGTCGTTTTGTCGAATGTCCTCGTCCAGTATCCGGTCGAGGCCATGGTCGGGCGGCTTCAACTCGCCGATATCCTGACCTGGGGCGCGTTCACCTTTCCGCTCGCCTTCTTCGTCAGCGACCTGACCAATCGCCGCTACGGCCCGCGCGTGGCGCGGCTCGTCGTGCTGGTCGGCTTCGTCTGCGCCGTCGCGGTGTCGGTGAAGCTGGCGACGCCGCGCCTCGCCGCCGCCTCGGGCGCCGCCTATCTGGTCGGCCAGATGCTCGACATCAGCCTGTTCGCCCGCCTGCGTCGCCAGGCCTGGTGGCGGGCGCCGCTGGCGGCCTCGGTGTTCGGCTCGATCTTCGACACGGCGATCTTCTTCACGCTCGCCTTCGCGCCGTTCGCGTCCTTCCTCGGCCCGAATGACAGCTTCGCGCTGCAGCCGGCGCCGCTGCTCGGCCTGTTCTCGGTCGAGACCGCGCGTTGGGTGTCGTGGGCGCTGGGCGATCTCACGGTCAAGTTCTGCGCCGCGCTGATCCTGCTTGCGCCCTATCGCGCGCTGATGCGGATCGTGCTGCCCTGGCCCGACGCGCAGATGCGCCCGGCCTAG
- a CDS encoding J domain-containing protein, with amino-acid sequence MKLDSKLFDGIRIKPSVDETVLKRSAPTCGWEGCDRAGTHKAPKGRNREGQFHHFCIDHVRLYNKSYNYFSGMGDDDIAAYQKDSLTGHRPTWTMGVNSAGEQRERVKSHAARDWSGGVQDPFDMFDGTAGRVKEPPKPARHLKTLERKSFDTLDLEGSETSVEIKARYKSLVKIYHPDANGGDRSSEDRLREIIQAYNFLKAAGFC; translated from the coding sequence ATGAAGCTCGATTCAAAATTGTTCGACGGAATCCGGATCAAGCCGAGCGTCGATGAGACTGTGCTGAAGCGGTCCGCGCCGACCTGCGGCTGGGAGGGCTGCGATCGCGCGGGCACGCACAAGGCGCCGAAGGGGCGGAACCGCGAGGGCCAGTTCCACCATTTCTGCATCGATCACGTCCGCCTCTACAACAAGAGCTACAACTACTTTTCCGGCATGGGCGACGACGACATCGCCGCCTACCAGAAGGATTCGCTGACCGGCCACCGGCCGACCTGGACCATGGGCGTCAACAGCGCCGGCGAGCAGCGCGAGCGCGTCAAGAGCCATGCGGCGCGCGACTGGAGCGGCGGCGTCCAGGATCCGTTCGACATGTTCGACGGCACGGCGGGGCGCGTGAAGGAGCCGCCGAAGCCGGCGCGCCACCTGAAGACGCTCGAGCGCAAATCCTTCGACACGCTCGACCTCGAGGGCAGCGAAACCAGCGTCGAGATCAAGGCGCGCTACAAATCGCTGGTGAAAATCTATCACCCGGATGCCAATGGCGGCGACCGCAGCTCGGAGGACAGGCTGCGCGAAATCATTCAGGCATATAACTTTCTCAAAGCGGCCGGCTTCTGCTAG
- the cobT gene encoding cobaltochelatase subunit CobT, with the protein MSGSNSDPRQKPGEAMTEPFKRAVAGCVRAISGKPDLEVSFSNDRPILTGMRARLPEPARKPTAAEIAVTRGLGDSMALRLACHDDAIHRAVAPEGKNARAVFDAVEQARVEAIGARRMDGVAGNLAAMLEDRYHRGNFHEITERSEAPLEDAVSLIVREKLTGQKPPASGEKIVDLWRDWIEEKAGADFDRLADTLGDQKRFAAAVRSMLASLEMADELGSGDEDENDDQGDATDDSGSEQENASDQADQADSDASEEAETTGDEAEAGETETTEAGAEDDSEGDDVEDARDAGEAKRPESPFTNAPPGIDYKAFTTRFDETIKAEDLCDPAELDRLRAFLDKQLANLQGAVGRLANRLQRRLMAQQNRSWDFDREEGMLDPARLHRVVTDPMQPLSFKIEKDTNFRDTVVTLLLDNSGSMRGRPITVAATCADILARTLERCGVKVEILGFTTRAWKGGQSREAWLQAGKPAAPGRLNDLRHIIYKAADAPWRRARRNLGLMMREGLLKENIDGEALDWAHQRLLARSEQRKILMMISDGAPVDDSTLSVNTGNYLERHLRYVIDEIENRSPVELIAIGIGHDVTRYYRRAVTIVDAEELAGAMTEKLAELFDEHQQPARRPSRRRVAR; encoded by the coding sequence ATGAGCGGCAGCAACAGCGATCCGAGACAGAAGCCCGGCGAGGCGATGACGGAACCGTTCAAGCGGGCCGTCGCCGGCTGCGTCCGCGCGATTTCCGGCAAGCCTGACCTCGAGGTCTCGTTCTCGAACGACCGGCCGATCCTGACCGGCATGCGCGCCCGCCTGCCGGAACCGGCCCGCAAGCCGACCGCGGCCGAGATCGCCGTCACGCGCGGCCTCGGCGATTCGATGGCGCTGCGGCTCGCCTGCCATGACGACGCGATCCACCGCGCGGTCGCGCCCGAGGGCAAGAACGCCCGCGCCGTGTTCGACGCGGTCGAGCAGGCGCGCGTCGAGGCGATCGGCGCCCGGCGGATGGACGGCGTCGCCGGCAATCTCGCCGCGATGCTGGAGGACCGCTATCACCGCGGCAATTTCCACGAGATCACCGAGCGCTCGGAAGCACCGCTGGAAGACGCCGTCTCGCTGATCGTGCGCGAGAAGCTGACCGGCCAGAAGCCGCCGGCCTCGGGCGAGAAGATCGTCGACCTCTGGCGCGACTGGATCGAGGAGAAGGCCGGCGCCGATTTTGACCGGCTGGCCGATACGCTGGGCGACCAGAAGCGCTTCGCCGCCGCCGTCCGCTCGATGCTCGCCTCGCTCGAAATGGCCGACGAGCTCGGCAGTGGCGACGAGGACGAGAACGACGACCAGGGCGACGCCACGGACGATTCGGGCTCCGAGCAGGAGAACGCCTCCGACCAGGCGGACCAGGCCGACAGCGACGCCTCGGAAGAGGCCGAGACGACGGGCGACGAGGCGGAAGCCGGCGAGACCGAGACGACCGAAGCCGGCGCCGAGGATGATTCCGAGGGCGACGACGTCGAGGACGCGCGCGACGCCGGCGAGGCGAAGCGCCCCGAGAGCCCGTTCACCAATGCCCCGCCCGGCATCGACTACAAGGCCTTCACGACGCGCTTCGACGAGACCATCAAGGCGGAGGATCTCTGCGATCCGGCCGAGCTCGACCGGCTGCGCGCCTTCCTCGACAAGCAGCTCGCGAACCTCCAGGGCGCCGTCGGCCGCCTCGCCAACCGCCTGCAGCGCCGCCTGATGGCGCAGCAGAACCGCTCGTGGGATTTTGACCGCGAAGAGGGAATGCTGGACCCGGCGCGGCTCCACCGCGTCGTCACCGATCCGATGCAGCCGCTCTCCTTCAAGATCGAGAAGGACACGAACTTCCGCGACACGGTGGTGACGCTGCTGCTCGACAATTCCGGTTCCATGCGCGGCCGGCCGATCACGGTCGCGGCGACGTGCGCCGACATCCTGGCCCGCACGCTGGAGCGCTGCGGCGTCAAGGTCGAGATCCTCGGCTTCACGACGCGCGCCTGGAAGGGCGGGCAATCGCGCGAGGCCTGGCTGCAGGCCGGCAAGCCGGCCGCCCCGGGCCGCCTGAACGACCTCCGCCACATCATCTACAAGGCCGCCGACGCACCCTGGCGGCGCGCTAGGCGCAATCTCGGCCTGATGATGCGCGAGGGCCTGCTCAAGGAGAACATCGACGGCGAGGCGCTCGACTGGGCGCATCAGCGCCTGCTCGCGCGCAGCGAGCAGCGCAAGATCCTGATGATGATCTCCGACGGCGCGCCGGTCGACGATTCGACCCTCTCCGTGAACACCGGCAACTATCTCGAGCGGCACCTTCGCTACGTCATCGACGAGATCGAGAACCGCTCGCCGGTCGAGCTGATCGCCATCGGCATCGGCCACGACGTGACGCGCTACTATCGCCGCGCCGTGACGATCGTCGACGCCGAGGAACTGGCGGGCGCGATGACGGAGAAGCTGGCGGAGCTGTTCGACGAACACCAGCAGCCGGCGCGCCGGCCGTCGAGACGCCGGGTCGCGCGATGA
- a CDS encoding DUF3108 domain-containing protein: protein MKSPRFLRALLLPAFAAAVASLCAPQPSLAAPAKAEAPNGRVDATYNILLGGLTIGRFALDTVFDGKGYTITVRGSTSGVSRFVSDGKGYLKSSGRMVGTRVLPAAYLLDTSENGHRNSTVSMQMNAGDIVNVAALPPLAKKADRVPLLPQHMRNIFDPLSAMIVPMKNGSTAGACNRTVPVFDGWQRFDVKLYYKGTAEVDGQAGSYKGTVIVCGARYVPVAGHRPTREAIEYMENNKALEVWLAPVEPLGVMIPYRLQIGTEVGMLIIHASRFIGEAETQRASAE, encoded by the coding sequence ATGAAATCGCCCCGCTTCCTCCGCGCTCTCCTTCTGCCGGCCTTCGCCGCGGCGGTCGCCTCGCTCTGCGCGCCCCAGCCGTCGCTCGCCGCCCCCGCCAAGGCGGAAGCGCCGAACGGCCGCGTCGACGCCACCTATAACATCCTGCTCGGCGGGCTGACCATCGGCCGCTTCGCGCTCGACACGGTATTCGACGGCAAGGGCTACACCATCACGGTGCGCGGCTCGACCAGCGGCGTCAGCCGCTTCGTCTCGGACGGCAAGGGCTATCTGAAGAGCAGCGGCCGCATGGTCGGCACCCGCGTGCTGCCCGCCGCCTACCTGCTCGACACCAGCGAGAACGGCCACCGCAACTCGACCGTCTCGATGCAGATGAACGCCGGCGACATCGTCAACGTCGCCGCCCTGCCTCCGCTCGCCAAGAAGGCCGACCGCGTGCCGCTGCTGCCGCAGCACATGCGCAACATCTTCGATCCCCTGAGCGCCATGATCGTGCCGATGAAGAACGGCAGCACGGCCGGCGCCTGCAACCGCACCGTTCCCGTCTTCGACGGCTGGCAGCGCTTCGACGTCAAGCTCTACTACAAGGGCACGGCCGAGGTGGACGGCCAGGCCGGCTCCTATAAGGGCACGGTCATCGTCTGCGGCGCCCGCTACGTCCCCGTCGCCGGCCACCGGCCGACGCGCGAGGCGATCGAATACATGGAAAACAACAAGGCGCTCGAGGTCTGGCTGGCGCCGGTCGAGCCGCTCGGCGTGATGATCCCCTACCGCCTGCAGATCGGCACCGAAGTCGGCATGCTGATCATCCACGCCTCGCGCTTCATCGGCGAGGCCGAAACCCAGCGCGCCTCGGCGGAGTAG
- a CDS encoding BolA family transcriptional regulator, translated as MDTKERITQALTSALSPQSLDVIDESHLHKGHAGHRPEGETHFRVKITAEAFRGKSRVDVHRAINAILADELAAGVHALAIQAKAPE; from the coding sequence ATGGATACGAAAGAGCGGATCACGCAGGCGCTGACAAGTGCCCTGTCGCCGCAGAGCCTAGATGTGATCGACGAGTCGCATTTGCACAAGGGCCATGCCGGCCATCGGCCGGAAGGCGAGACGCATTTTCGCGTGAAGATCACGGCGGAAGCGTTCCGCGGCAAGAGCCGCGTCGATGTCCACCGCGCGATCAACGCGATCCTCGCCGACGAACTCGCCGCCGGCGTCCACGCCTTAGCCATCCAGGCGAAGGCGCCGGAGTAG
- the cobS gene encoding cobaltochelatase subunit CobS has protein sequence MTETTTDRTALPDTMISVREVFGIDSDMQVPAYSEPNEHVPDSDPDYLFDRTTTLAILAGFARNRRVMVTGYHGTGKSTHIEQVAARLNWPAVRVNLDSHISRIDLIGKDAIVIKDGLQVTEFRDGILPWAYQHNIALVFDEYDAGRPDVMFVIQRVLESAGRLTLLDQNRVIRPHPAFRLFATANTVGLGDTSGLYHGTQQINQAQMDRWSIVTTLNYLPHDNEVGIVVSKAKHFADPKGRALVGRMVRLADMTRSAFINGDLSTVMSPRTVITWAENAEIFGDIGFAFRVTFLNKCDELERSLVAEFYQRAFGEELVESAANVVLS, from the coding sequence ATGACTGAGACGACGACTGATCGCACCGCCCTGCCCGATACGATGATCTCCGTGCGCGAGGTCTTCGGCATCGATTCCGACATGCAGGTGCCGGCCTATTCCGAGCCGAACGAGCACGTGCCGGATTCCGATCCGGACTATCTCTTCGACCGGACGACGACGCTGGCCATCCTGGCCGGCTTCGCGCGCAATCGTCGCGTCATGGTCACCGGCTATCACGGCACCGGCAAGTCGACGCATATCGAGCAGGTCGCCGCCCGTCTCAACTGGCCGGCCGTGCGCGTCAACCTCGACAGCCACATCAGCCGTATCGACCTGATCGGCAAGGACGCGATCGTCATCAAGGACGGCCTGCAGGTCACGGAATTCCGGGACGGCATCCTGCCCTGGGCCTACCAGCACAACATCGCGCTGGTGTTCGACGAATATGACGCCGGCCGCCCGGACGTGATGTTCGTGATCCAGCGCGTGCTCGAATCGGCCGGCCGTCTGACGCTGCTCGACCAGAACCGCGTCATCCGCCCGCATCCCGCCTTCCGCCTGTTCGCCACCGCCAACACGGTCGGCCTCGGCGACACGTCGGGCCTCTATCACGGCACGCAGCAGATCAACCAGGCGCAGATGGACCGCTGGTCGATCGTCACCACGCTGAACTACCTGCCGCACGACAACGAGGTCGGCATCGTCGTTTCGAAGGCCAAGCACTTCGCCGATCCGAAGGGCCGCGCCCTGGTCGGCCGCATGGTCCGCCTCGCCGACATGACGCGCTCGGCCTTCATCAACGGCGACCTGTCGACCGTCATGAGCCCGCGCACCGTCATCACCTGGGCCGAGAACGCCGAGATCTTCGGCGATATCGGCTTCGCCTTCCGCGTGACGTTCCTGAACAAGTGCGACGAGCTCGAGCGCTCGCTGGTGGCGGAATTCTATCAGCGCGCCTTCGGCGAAGAGCTGGTCGAGTCGGCCGCGAATGTCGTGCTGAGCTAA
- the rpmB gene encoding 50S ribosomal protein L28: MSRVCELTGKAVLTGNTVSHANNKARRRYLPNLVNVTLISDALGRSFKLRVSAHGLRSVEHRGGLDAFLAKADAKELSFRAATLKRAIAKKLELESAAA; the protein is encoded by the coding sequence ATGTCCCGTGTCTGCGAGTTGACCGGTAAGGCCGTTCTGACCGGCAACACCGTCAGCCATGCCAACAACAAGGCTCGTCGCCGTTACCTGCCGAACCTCGTCAACGTGACGCTGATCAGCGACGCGCTCGGCCGCAGCTTCAAGCTGCGCGTTTCGGCTCACGGCCTTCGTTCGGTCGAGCACCGTGGCGGTCTCGACGCCTTCCTCGCCAAGGCCGATGCGAAGGAACTGTCCTTCCGCGCGGCGACGCTGAAGCGCGCCATCGCCAAGAAGCTCGAGCTGGAATCCGCGGCGGCCTAA